In Microbacterium foliorum, the following proteins share a genomic window:
- a CDS encoding ComF family protein — protein MLSHLHTRAIGVEVLALLLAATCAGCDRPETLLCDVCRQSIRAAPLVRRTPAGLLVRAAMPFESIAARCIRRLKDDGETMLARPLGAALSEVLGGVDEEQAAIDDPVRLVPIPTTRAAFRRRGYRVPELLIRRAGSVPDRLLASQGRRTDQRGLDSASRAQNVRGSMRWRPKPGGGAVVLVDDVVTSGATFDEAARTLREAGVRVVSAVALAATPRLGERNANASETRSK, from the coding sequence ATGCTGTCGCATCTTCACACCCGCGCCATCGGCGTCGAGGTGCTCGCTCTCCTGCTCGCAGCGACCTGTGCAGGTTGCGACCGGCCAGAGACGCTGCTGTGCGACGTGTGTCGGCAGAGCATCCGAGCCGCACCCCTCGTGCGACGCACGCCGGCTGGTCTGCTCGTGCGCGCCGCCATGCCGTTCGAGTCGATCGCAGCCCGGTGCATCCGCAGGCTCAAGGATGACGGCGAGACGATGCTCGCGCGCCCGCTCGGAGCCGCGTTGAGCGAGGTGCTCGGCGGAGTCGACGAAGAACAGGCCGCGATCGATGATCCGGTGCGCCTGGTGCCGATACCGACGACGCGGGCTGCGTTCCGACGACGGGGCTACCGCGTGCCCGAGTTGCTGATCCGCCGAGCCGGTTCGGTGCCCGATCGCCTGCTCGCGTCGCAGGGCCGTCGCACGGATCAGCGCGGACTCGACTCGGCGAGCAGGGCGCAGAACGTGCGCGGGAGCATGCGATGGCGACCGAAGCCCGGGGGTGGGGCAGTCGTGCTGGTCGACGACGTCGTGACCTCGGGAGCGACTTTCGACGAAGCGGCTCGCACGCTGAGAGAGGCCGGGGTCCGGGTCGTGTCGGCGGTCGCGCTCGCCGCGACACCCCGTCTCGGCGAACGGAATGCGAACGCATCGGAGACACGCAGCAAATGA
- the hpf gene encoding ribosome hibernation-promoting factor, HPF/YfiA family, whose product METSIVGVGVGITDRFRTVVEEKIAKIQTFASRAQRLDVKVTHRVYRNGHVPDETVELTLVSKGPVVRAEATDGDKFVALDMAVDKMAEQLRRAKEKRVDGRQHPRGAHFEKESGALEGIDVQPASVEVLRAVATGAVPIQNDDDEVYSPVVIRTKNFGAEWMTVEEAVDRMELVGHDFFLFVDVRTDHPSVVYRRKGWDYGVIALETQAPPTEALAS is encoded by the coding sequence ATGGAAACGAGCATCGTTGGCGTCGGGGTGGGTATCACCGACCGATTCCGCACCGTTGTCGAGGAGAAGATCGCCAAGATCCAGACGTTCGCGTCGCGTGCGCAACGGCTGGATGTCAAGGTCACCCACCGGGTGTACCGCAACGGTCATGTACCGGATGAGACCGTCGAGCTGACGCTCGTCAGCAAGGGTCCTGTCGTCCGCGCCGAGGCCACGGACGGAGACAAGTTCGTCGCACTCGACATGGCCGTCGACAAGATGGCCGAGCAGCTTCGCCGGGCCAAGGAGAAGCGAGTCGACGGGCGCCAGCATCCGCGTGGGGCGCACTTCGAGAAGGAGAGCGGTGCGCTCGAGGGCATCGACGTCCAGCCGGCATCCGTGGAGGTCCTTCGCGCGGTCGCGACGGGCGCTGTGCCGATCCAGAACGACGACGACGAGGTCTACTCGCCGGTGGTCATCCGCACCAAGAACTTCGGAGCGGAATGGATGACCGTCGAAGAGGCCGTCGACCGGATGGAGCTGGTCGGGCACGACTTCTTCCTGTTCGTCGACGTGCGCACCGATCACCCGAGCGTCGTCTACCGACGCAAGGGCTGGGACTACGGCGTGATCGCGCTCGAGACGCAGGCTCCGCCCACTGAGGCGCTCGCCTCCTGA
- a CDS encoding PadR family transcriptional regulator — MSVRQSLLAILAQGPCYGYQLRHEFDRRTGSVWPLNVGQIYNTLERLERDGLVERGVADLHGHVYWEITDAGAFEVDRWLDSPVARSRATRDELAIKLAVAATLPGADATRVIATQRAASEAHLGDLTTARESREDDSPQGLAWSLVVDSMIFTAEAELRWLDHVQTRLAQHPQHTLALELTSERPKRGRPARAEAGALV; from the coding sequence ATGTCGGTCAGACAGAGTCTGCTCGCGATCCTCGCGCAGGGCCCCTGCTACGGCTATCAGCTGCGCCACGAGTTCGACCGACGCACCGGTTCGGTCTGGCCGCTCAACGTCGGTCAGATCTACAACACGCTCGAGCGCCTCGAGCGCGACGGACTCGTCGAGCGTGGAGTGGCCGATCTGCACGGGCATGTGTACTGGGAGATCACCGATGCCGGGGCGTTCGAGGTCGACCGTTGGCTGGATTCCCCCGTTGCACGGAGCCGAGCCACGCGCGACGAGCTCGCGATCAAGCTGGCCGTCGCGGCGACTCTTCCGGGCGCGGACGCGACCCGCGTGATCGCGACCCAGCGTGCGGCGTCCGAAGCGCATCTCGGGGATCTCACCACGGCGCGCGAGTCGCGCGAGGACGACAGTCCCCAAGGCCTCGCATGGTCTCTCGTGGTCGACTCGATGATCTTCACCGCGGAGGCCGAGCTCCGCTGGCTCGACCACGTGCAGACGCGTCTCGCGCAGCATCCCCAGCACACGCTCGCTCTGGAGCTGACGTCCGAGCGGCCGAAGCGCGGCCGGCCGGCGAGGGCGGAGGCCGGGGCGCTGGTCTGA
- the secA gene encoding preprotein translocase subunit SecA, protein MANPLEKLLRAGEGRVIRRLNQVVKAVNALEEDISKLTDDELRNETVELRERFAKGESLDQLMPEAFAAVREAAKRTLGMRAYDVQIMGGAALHLGNIAEMKTGEGKTLVATFPAYLNAIAGEGVHVITVNDFLASYQAELMGRVYRALGMSTGIIVSGQTPAVRREQYASDITYGTNNEFGFDYLRDNMAWRKEDLVQREHYFAIVDEVDSILIDEARTPLIISGPSSGEANRWFAEFAKIARTLEAGVDYEVDEKKRTVGVLEPGIEKVEDYLGIDNLYESANTPLISFLNNSIKALALFKKDTDYVVMNDEVMIVDEHTGRILVGRRYNEGIHQAIEAKEAVPVKAENQTLATVTLQNYFRLYDKLAGMTGTAETEAAEFMSTYKLGVIPIPTNRPMVRKDQSDLVYKNETAKFAQVVEDIAERHANGQPVLVGTVSVEKSEYLSRLLAKKGVKHEVLNAKNHAREAEIVARAGRLGAVTVATNMAGRGTDIMLGGNAEFLAVQELKGKGLDPVETPEEYEVAWDETYEAMKAIVAEEAEKVIEAGGLYVLGTERHESRRIDNQLRGRSGRQGDPGESRFYLSLTDDLMRLFQSGAAEAILARTNFPDDVPIESGLVSRAIRSAQSQVESRNAEMRKNVLKYDDVLNRQREAIYADRRHILQGDDIADRVQHFIEDAISGVVRDHTGEGHNESWDFDALWTELKTLYPVSVTIDEVVSEAAGRKGGITADGLTRELLSDAKIAYETREESLGEAATRELERRVVLQVLDRRWRDHLYEMDYLKDGIGLRAMAQRDPLIEYQREGYAMFQSMMGQIKEESVGYLYNLEVEVRRAGDSQTAEVEAKGLAEGAGDQHLEYSAANDAGEVEVRDDRGRVQQAATEKLRQAAAARQTPAAQAEPEEAPRGAFGQRTEPSAAPAGNREQRRAQGKKKK, encoded by the coding sequence GTGGCGAATCCTCTTGAGAAGCTGCTGCGCGCGGGAGAGGGGCGGGTCATCCGTCGCCTGAACCAGGTGGTGAAGGCCGTGAACGCGCTGGAAGAGGACATCTCCAAGCTCACGGACGATGAACTGCGCAACGAGACCGTCGAGCTGCGCGAGCGCTTCGCGAAGGGCGAGTCGCTCGACCAGCTCATGCCCGAGGCGTTCGCCGCGGTGCGTGAGGCGGCGAAGCGCACGCTCGGGATGCGTGCGTACGACGTGCAGATCATGGGTGGTGCCGCTCTTCACCTCGGCAACATCGCCGAGATGAAGACCGGTGAGGGCAAGACCCTGGTCGCCACCTTCCCCGCCTACCTGAATGCGATCGCGGGCGAGGGCGTCCACGTGATCACCGTCAACGACTTCCTCGCGAGCTACCAGGCCGAGCTCATGGGCCGCGTGTACCGGGCACTCGGCATGTCGACCGGAATCATCGTCTCGGGTCAGACTCCGGCAGTGCGTCGCGAGCAGTATGCGTCTGACATCACCTACGGCACGAACAACGAGTTCGGCTTCGACTATCTTCGCGACAACATGGCGTGGCGCAAGGAAGACCTCGTCCAGCGCGAGCACTACTTCGCGATCGTCGACGAGGTCGACTCGATTCTCATCGACGAGGCACGGACGCCGCTGATCATCTCCGGTCCGTCGTCGGGAGAGGCCAACCGCTGGTTCGCCGAGTTCGCGAAGATCGCCCGCACCCTCGAAGCAGGCGTCGACTACGAGGTCGATGAGAAGAAGCGCACGGTCGGCGTGCTCGAGCCCGGTATCGAGAAGGTCGAGGACTACCTCGGCATCGACAACCTGTACGAGTCCGCGAACACCCCGCTGATCTCCTTCCTCAACAACTCGATCAAGGCCCTCGCGCTCTTCAAGAAGGACACCGACTACGTCGTCATGAACGACGAGGTCATGATCGTCGATGAGCACACCGGCCGCATCCTGGTCGGACGTCGCTACAACGAGGGCATCCACCAGGCCATCGAGGCGAAGGAGGCCGTGCCGGTCAAGGCCGAGAACCAGACTCTCGCCACGGTCACGCTGCAGAACTACTTCCGTCTCTACGACAAGCTCGCCGGCATGACCGGTACCGCCGAGACCGAGGCGGCCGAGTTCATGTCGACCTACAAGCTCGGTGTCATCCCGATCCCCACGAACCGGCCGATGGTCCGCAAGGATCAGTCCGATCTCGTCTACAAGAACGAGACCGCCAAGTTCGCCCAGGTCGTCGAGGACATCGCCGAGCGCCACGCGAACGGCCAGCCTGTGCTCGTCGGAACGGTCAGCGTCGAGAAGAGCGAGTACCTGTCGCGACTCCTCGCCAAGAAGGGCGTCAAGCACGAGGTCCTGAACGCGAAGAACCACGCGCGTGAGGCAGAGATCGTGGCGCGAGCAGGGCGCCTCGGCGCCGTCACGGTCGCTACCAACATGGCCGGTCGTGGAACCGACATCATGCTCGGCGGCAACGCCGAGTTCCTCGCGGTGCAGGAGCTCAAGGGCAAGGGGCTCGACCCCGTCGAGACGCCTGAGGAGTACGAGGTCGCGTGGGACGAGACCTACGAGGCGATGAAGGCGATCGTGGCCGAGGAGGCCGAGAAGGTCATCGAGGCCGGCGGCCTCTACGTCCTGGGCACCGAGCGCCACGAGTCGCGTCGTATCGACAACCAGCTGCGAGGCCGTTCCGGTCGTCAGGGTGACCCGGGCGAGAGCCGCTTCTACCTGAGCCTCACCGACGACCTGATGCGTCTGTTCCAGTCGGGGGCCGCCGAAGCGATCCTGGCCCGCACCAACTTCCCCGACGACGTCCCGATCGAGTCGGGTCTCGTGTCGCGGGCCATCCGCAGCGCTCAGTCGCAGGTCGAGTCCCGCAACGCCGAGATGCGCAAGAACGTCCTCAAGTACGACGACGTCCTGAACCGCCAGCGAGAGGCGATCTACGCCGACCGCCGTCACATCCTGCAGGGCGACGACATCGCCGACCGGGTACAGCACTTCATCGAAGACGCGATCAGCGGCGTGGTGCGGGATCACACCGGCGAGGGGCACAACGAGAGCTGGGACTTCGACGCACTCTGGACAGAGCTCAAGACGCTCTATCCGGTTAGTGTGACGATCGACGAGGTCGTCTCGGAGGCCGCAGGCCGCAAGGGCGGGATCACCGCGGACGGGCTGACCCGTGAGCTGCTCTCCGACGCGAAGATCGCCTACGAGACCCGCGAGGAGTCGCTCGGAGAAGCGGCCACCCGCGAGCTCGAGCGTCGCGTCGTGCTCCAGGTTCTCGACCGTCGCTGGCGCGATCACCTCTACGAGATGGACTACCTCAAGGACGGCATCGGCCTTCGTGCGATGGCGCAGCGCGACCCGCTGATCGAGTACCAGCGTGAGGGCTACGCGATGTTCCAGTCGATGATGGGGCAGATCAAGGAGGAATCCGTCGGATACCTCTACAACCTCGAGGTCGAGGTTCGCCGCGCAGGCGACTCACAGACCGCCGAGGTCGAGGCCAAGGGCCTTGCCGAAGGTGCGGGAGACCAGCATCTCGAGTACTCCGCGGCGAACGACGCCGGCGAGGTCGAGGTGCGCGACGACCGAGGGCGAGTCCAGCAGGCAGCGACCGAGAAGCTCCGTCAGGCGGCTGCCGCGCGTCAGACGCCGGCCGCGCAGGCAGAGCCAGAGGAAGCTCCGCGCGGAGCGTTCGGGCAGCGCACGGAGCCCTCTGCGGCACCTGCCGGCAACCGTGAGCAGCGCCGGGCGCAGGGCAAGAAGAAGAAGTAG
- a CDS encoding pyridoxal phosphate-dependent aminotransferase → MTPTRHFDQSSKLKNVLYEIRGNTLVEAARLEAEGHRILKLNTGNPAIFGFEAPHQIVHDMLAALPTAHGYSDSKGIISARRAVVSRYEEIPGFPRFDPEDVFLGNGVSELITMTMQALLDEGDEVLIPAPDYPLWTAMTSLADGTPVHYLCDEDNGWQPDLEDIRSKITPRTKALVIINPNNPTGVVYSREVLEGMVQIARENQLLLLSDEIYDRILFDGAVHIPTATLAPDLLCLTFNGLSKTYRVAGFRSGWLVITGPQDHAKGFLEGINLLASTRLCPNVPAQYAVQAALGGVQSIDSLIAPTGRLHEQRDIAWEGLESIPGVSCVKPVGALYAFPRLDPNVHEIRDDAKLVYDLLVSEHILLVQGTGFNWPTPDHLRLVTLPEPRVLAEAVERLGNFLSSYRQ, encoded by the coding sequence ATGACACCAACGCGCCACTTCGACCAGTCGTCGAAGCTCAAGAACGTCCTGTACGAGATCCGTGGAAACACGCTCGTCGAGGCGGCGCGGCTCGAGGCCGAGGGACACCGGATCCTCAAGCTCAACACGGGCAACCCTGCCATCTTCGGCTTCGAGGCACCCCACCAGATCGTGCACGACATGCTCGCGGCGCTTCCGACCGCTCACGGGTACAGCGACAGCAAGGGGATCATCTCGGCGCGCCGCGCCGTGGTCAGCCGGTACGAGGAGATCCCCGGGTTCCCCCGATTCGATCCCGAGGACGTCTTCCTCGGCAACGGCGTGTCCGAGCTCATCACGATGACGATGCAGGCGCTTCTCGACGAGGGCGATGAGGTGCTGATCCCGGCACCCGACTATCCGCTGTGGACCGCCATGACGAGTCTGGCTGACGGCACTCCGGTGCATTACCTCTGCGACGAGGACAACGGCTGGCAGCCCGACCTCGAGGACATCCGGTCGAAGATCACTCCTCGCACCAAAGCCCTCGTGATCATCAACCCCAACAACCCGACCGGCGTCGTCTACTCGCGCGAGGTCCTCGAGGGGATGGTTCAGATCGCGAGAGAGAACCAGCTGCTGCTGCTCTCCGACGAGATCTACGACCGCATCCTGTTCGACGGTGCGGTGCACATCCCTACGGCCACGTTGGCGCCCGATCTTCTGTGCCTGACCTTCAACGGACTCTCGAAGACGTATCGAGTCGCCGGATTCCGGTCCGGATGGCTTGTGATCACCGGGCCTCAGGACCACGCGAAGGGGTTCCTCGAGGGGATCAACCTGCTCGCATCCACGCGCCTCTGCCCGAACGTGCCCGCGCAGTACGCGGTGCAGGCGGCTCTCGGGGGAGTGCAGTCGATCGATTCCCTGATCGCTCCGACCGGACGCCTGCACGAGCAGCGCGACATCGCGTGGGAAGGGCTCGAGTCGATCCCCGGGGTCTCCTGCGTCAAGCCTGTCGGCGCCCTGTACGCCTTCCCTCGTCTCGACCCGAATGTCCACGAGATCAGGGATGATGCGAAGCTGGTCTACGACCTGCTGGTCTCCGAGCACATTCTGCTCGTGCAGGGGACCGGCTTCAACTGGCCGACGCCCGATCACCTCAGGCTCGTCACGCTTCCCGAGCCTCGCGTGCTCGCAGAAGCCGTCGAGCGCCTCGGGAACTTCCTCTCGAGCTACCGCCAGTAG
- a CDS encoding AAA family ATPase — MTSVIIAVTEARARVLADELEMEGISVVSIVQPSRILPLPEGVDAAIVTATRAVLTPELIAECDRAGVRIVPLGDSDSRLLGRYGLATALPTDASGWEVAAALTADIPDTVERAASPPHRVTAVWGPSGAPGRSTIAIQLAVELCRTGRRTALVDADTVAPSLALLLGLSDDAPGIAAACRRAELGALDSAELTRLATILETSAGEIEVLGGINRPGRWPELGARRLQTTLRACRSWAEETVVDVASAFDADDEATYDLTGPRRHAATVAVLQEADSIIAVASADPLGISRFVREHAELRRLTTPTPVRVVVNRVRPGPLGIDARGQIRRTLERFAGITDIAFLPFDQRAADSALLHARPMADLTPRSTLVAGVRRIAETYASAVSQPPTGGSSRGSSRGARRLLRAREAREA, encoded by the coding sequence ATGACCTCGGTCATCATCGCCGTTACGGAAGCCCGCGCGCGCGTCCTGGCCGACGAGCTGGAGATGGAGGGCATCAGTGTGGTCTCCATCGTCCAGCCGAGCAGGATCCTCCCTCTGCCCGAAGGCGTCGATGCCGCCATCGTCACCGCCACCCGCGCCGTGCTGACGCCCGAGCTCATCGCTGAGTGCGACAGGGCAGGCGTGCGGATCGTCCCGCTCGGCGACAGCGACAGCAGACTGCTCGGGCGCTACGGACTCGCCACTGCACTCCCGACGGATGCGAGCGGCTGGGAGGTCGCGGCAGCGCTGACCGCTGACATCCCCGACACCGTCGAGCGTGCCGCATCACCGCCACATCGCGTGACGGCCGTGTGGGGCCCTTCCGGGGCACCCGGAAGGTCGACCATCGCGATTCAGCTCGCCGTCGAACTCTGTCGGACGGGTCGGCGCACCGCCCTGGTGGATGCCGACACCGTCGCGCCGTCACTCGCGCTCCTTCTGGGGCTCAGCGACGATGCGCCCGGCATCGCCGCAGCGTGCCGACGCGCAGAACTCGGCGCACTCGACTCGGCCGAGCTCACGCGGCTCGCGACGATCCTCGAGACCAGCGCCGGAGAGATCGAGGTCCTCGGCGGCATCAATCGCCCAGGACGCTGGCCGGAGCTGGGAGCCCGCCGCCTTCAGACCACTCTGCGCGCCTGCCGCAGTTGGGCGGAGGAGACCGTCGTCGACGTGGCGAGCGCCTTCGACGCAGACGACGAGGCCACCTACGACCTCACCGGACCGCGCCGCCACGCGGCCACGGTCGCGGTGCTGCAGGAGGCGGATTCGATCATCGCGGTCGCGTCAGCCGACCCCCTCGGCATCAGTCGCTTCGTGAGAGAACATGCCGAGCTCAGAAGACTCACCACCCCCACACCCGTCAGGGTCGTCGTGAACCGCGTGCGGCCAGGCCCCCTGGGCATCGACGCGCGTGGTCAGATCCGACGCACCCTCGAGAGGTTCGCAGGCATCACCGACATCGCGTTCCTCCCGTTCGATCAGCGCGCCGCTGACTCCGCTCTGCTGCACGCACGGCCGATGGCTGATCTCACCCCGCGCTCGACACTGGTCGCCGGCGTGCGTCGCATTGCAGAGACCTACGCCTCTGCGGTGTCGCAGCCGCCTACTGGCGGTAGCTCGAGAGGAAGTTCCCGAGGCGCTCGACGGCTTCTGCGAGCACGCGAGGCTCGGGAAGCGTGA
- a CDS encoding helix-turn-helix domain-containing protein encodes MPHSSHPAQGFLAPAQVAELLSIEIDEVVELVYEGRLRGSKLGAPARWRIEASSLSEYLAEQSEEARRMALWRQANEASFPEVWGTSRRHGI; translated from the coding sequence ATGCCTCATTCCTCTCACCCGGCGCAGGGCTTCCTCGCTCCGGCGCAGGTGGCGGAGCTGCTGAGCATCGAGATCGACGAGGTCGTCGAACTCGTGTATGAGGGTCGTCTGCGCGGATCCAAGCTCGGCGCGCCGGCCCGATGGCGCATCGAGGCGTCGAGTCTTTCGGAGTATCTCGCCGAGCAGTCGGAGGAGGCCAGACGCATGGCGCTGTGGCGACAGGCGAACGAGGCCAGTTTTCCGGAGGTCTGGGGTACTTCCCGCCGTCATGGCATCTGA
- a CDS encoding Rv3235 family protein: MMLHEYFAPQPTPRAELPDPHPLLRSLTQGVLEVLAGVREVDQLARWFNEDAYRSLVTRANLSARARSARGVSPARPTFEILSIRVTEPVDGKVEAVVVVAGPGRTRAVAIRLEGLDRRWRATSLAVL; encoded by the coding sequence ATGATGCTTCACGAGTACTTCGCCCCGCAGCCGACGCCTCGCGCCGAGCTTCCGGATCCGCATCCGCTGCTGCGGAGCCTGACGCAGGGCGTGCTCGAGGTGCTCGCGGGAGTCAGAGAAGTCGATCAGCTCGCCCGCTGGTTCAATGAAGACGCGTACCGGAGCCTGGTGACGCGGGCGAACCTCTCGGCGAGGGCGCGCAGTGCGAGGGGGGTCTCGCCTGCGCGCCCGACTTTCGAGATCCTGTCGATCCGTGTGACCGAACCTGTCGACGGCAAGGTCGAAGCGGTGGTGGTCGTCGCTGGTCCGGGCCGCACCCGGGCGGTGGCGATCCGCCTCGAAGGACTCGACCGTCGCTGGCGTGCGACGTCGCTGGCCGTTCTCTGA
- a CDS encoding sensor histidine kinase, with translation MSTLSDLANAQGRLADNDVEWLHRLAGDGQLLADLASADIVVWIETDDGSFVAVAHARPSGAATLFYRDIVGERVRPQWRTQVQGAFDSAKIVDSSSPDWFEETPTRVRAVPIVNERRGAEHQAVVIGVVTRHTNLGEARTPSRQQITFDECANDIFRMIADGSFPDPAAPTSPRRGAPRASDGLIRIDVDGITTFASPNALSAFNRMGFDDELEGESLAEVTTRLVPPSRQVDESLPVVVTGRAPWRTDIEARGVTVSLRAIPLKDHGTRIGAILLCRDVSELRHQEQELITKDATIREIHHRVKNNLQTVASLLRIQARRTHSDEARDALTQAMRRVDSIAVVHDTLAQGLTQKVDFDEVFHRVLKLVAEVASAPNTRARTRSTGRFGVLPSEYATPLALALTEVVTNAVEHGLAGQEGMVTIDAARTEENLRVTVHDTGKGLPEGRIGQGLGTQIIRTLIQGELSGSIEWRGSEGEGTEVVIDIPLRWLTK, from the coding sequence GTGTCAACGCTCAGCGACCTCGCCAATGCCCAGGGCCGTCTTGCCGACAACGATGTCGAGTGGCTGCACCGACTCGCCGGTGACGGTCAGCTTCTCGCGGACCTCGCTTCGGCGGACATCGTGGTCTGGATCGAGACCGACGACGGATCCTTCGTCGCCGTCGCGCACGCACGTCCGAGCGGAGCAGCCACTCTGTTCTACCGGGACATCGTCGGCGAGCGGGTGCGCCCTCAGTGGCGCACGCAGGTGCAGGGGGCATTCGATTCGGCGAAGATCGTGGACTCCTCTTCACCGGACTGGTTCGAAGAGACCCCGACGCGTGTCAGAGCAGTGCCGATCGTCAACGAACGTCGCGGCGCTGAGCACCAGGCCGTCGTCATCGGCGTCGTCACCCGGCACACGAACCTCGGCGAGGCTCGGACTCCGTCTCGGCAGCAGATCACGTTCGACGAGTGCGCCAATGACATCTTCCGCATGATCGCCGACGGCAGCTTTCCGGATCCCGCGGCTCCGACATCTCCTCGTCGCGGTGCGCCGCGGGCGTCGGACGGCCTGATCCGCATCGATGTCGACGGGATCACGACGTTCGCCAGCCCGAACGCGCTCTCGGCGTTCAATCGCATGGGGTTCGATGACGAGCTCGAGGGTGAATCGCTCGCGGAGGTCACCACGAGGCTAGTGCCGCCGTCTCGGCAGGTCGACGAGTCTCTGCCCGTCGTCGTGACCGGACGCGCACCGTGGCGGACCGACATCGAAGCGCGGGGCGTCACGGTCTCGCTGCGGGCGATTCCGCTGAAGGATCACGGAACCCGCATCGGCGCGATCCTCCTGTGCCGCGATGTGTCGGAGCTGCGCCACCAGGAGCAGGAGCTCATCACCAAGGATGCGACGATTCGCGAGATCCACCACCGCGTCAAGAACAATCTGCAGACCGTCGCCTCGCTGCTTCGCATCCAGGCGCGACGCACGCACTCCGATGAGGCACGCGATGCACTGACTCAGGCGATGAGACGCGTCGATTCGATCGCCGTCGTGCACGACACGCTGGCCCAGGGGCTGACGCAAAAGGTCGACTTCGACGAGGTGTTCCATCGCGTCCTCAAGCTGGTGGCCGAGGTCGCGTCGGCGCCGAACACCCGCGCGCGCACGCGATCGACGGGCCGCTTCGGCGTCCTGCCGAGCGAATACGCGACACCGCTGGCGCTCGCTCTCACCGAGGTTGTCACGAATGCCGTCGAGCATGGCCTCGCAGGGCAGGAAGGCATGGTCACGATCGATGCGGCGCGCACCGAGGAGAATCTGCGCGTCACGGTGCACGACACCGGAAAGGGGCTGCCGGAGGGGCGGATCGGTCAGGGGCTGGGAACTCAGATCATCCGCACCCTCATTCAGGGCGAGCTCAGCGGATCGATCGAGTGGCGGGGGAGCGAAGGCGAGGGCACCGAGGTCGTCATCGACATTCCGCTCCGCTGGCTGACCAAGTAG
- a CDS encoding WhiB family transcriptional regulator yields the protein MDWRDKAACLTVDPELFFPVGNTGPAVDQIEKAKTVCATCTVTEICLQYALESSQDSGVWGGLSEDERRALKRRAARARRAS from the coding sequence ATGGACTGGCGCGATAAGGCCGCCTGCCTGACTGTCGACCCCGAGCTGTTCTTCCCTGTCGGGAACACCGGTCCGGCCGTCGACCAGATCGAGAAGGCGAAGACCGTCTGCGCCACCTGCACGGTGACTGAGATCTGCCTGCAGTACGCCCTCGAGTCCAGCCAGGACTCGGGCGTGTGGGGCGGTCTTTCCGAAGACGAGCGCCGGGCCCTCAAGCGCCGCGCCGCTCGCGCCCGCCGCGCCTCCTGA
- the bcp gene encoding thioredoxin-dependent thiol peroxidase, translating into MTVRLDSGSAAPDFALLDQDGATVRLDDLRGQKTVLYFYPAAMTPGCTTQACDFRDSISSLEGAGYRVIGVSRDEPVKLAEFRERDGLTFALLSDPDHAVHTAYGVWGEKMNYGKVVEGVIRSTFVLDEEGTITLAQYNVKATGHVARLRKLLGIDA; encoded by the coding sequence GTGACTGTGCGCCTCGACTCCGGATCCGCTGCCCCCGACTTCGCTCTCCTCGACCAGGACGGCGCGACCGTCCGACTCGACGATCTGCGCGGCCAGAAGACCGTGCTCTACTTCTATCCGGCCGCCATGACACCCGGCTGCACGACGCAGGCCTGCGACTTCCGCGACAGCATCTCTTCGCTCGAGGGCGCCGGATACCGCGTGATCGGGGTCTCGCGCGACGAGCCTGTGAAGCTCGCCGAGTTCCGCGAGCGTGACGGTCTGACCTTCGCCCTTCTCAGCGACCCGGACCACGCCGTGCACACCGCATACGGAGTCTGGGGCGAGAAGATGAACTACGGCAAGGTCGTAGAGGGTGTCATCCGCTCGACCTTCGTGCTCGATGAGGAGGGCACGATCACCCTCGCTCAGTACAACGTCAAGGCCACAGGGCACGTCGCGCGTCTGCGCAAGCTGCTCGGCATCGACGCCTGA